In Lentimicrobium sp. L6, the genomic window TCCAGGCCAACATCACAATTAATAGGATACTCAGTACACTCATAAATAGGGCTCCTCCCATAAAAAACAAATCTTTCATTTCTTTTCTTTTTAATGATTAATAAGCATCAAATGTACTGGACATAGGTAATTCCAAGCAAGGTCGAATCCAGTTCTAAAGCTGTCAAAAGCCCTTTTTCCATTGCAAGTCCTAAATATTTAACGAAATTAGACGAAATTTAATAAAAATATGAATCTTAAATCATCAAATTTATATTACCATATTTCCTATTGGATTTTTGTCCTTCTCATCCTTAGCTTAGTCTTTGGATTATCTTGGGGAAGCAATTTGGCGGCTTTTTATTTTATCAGCATGCTATTGCCTATTGTTTTGGCTACCTCTTATTTCTTCAACTATATTTTGGTTCCTCGTTTTTACCTCAAAAAGAAATTTCTAAAGTTTGGCCTCTATTCCTTTTATACGGTGATTGTCTCTCTTTATTTGGAGATTATTGTTTTGATGTTTTCATTTATATATCTCGGCCATTTTAGTTTTAAAAATTTAGGTCCTAATGCTTCTGACACCATACTATTGGCTGTAATTTTATACCTACTGGTGTTTGTTGGTTCCATAATATTAATGGCTCGTCAGATAAAAGAA contains:
- a CDS encoding LytTR family DNA-binding domain-containing protein, coding for MNLKSSNLYYHISYWIFVLLILSLVFGLSWGSNLAAFYFISMLLPIVLATSYFFNYILVPRFYLKKKFLKFGLYSFYTVIVSLYLEIIVLMFSFIYLGHFSFKNLGPNASDTILLAVILYLLVFVGSIILMARQIKENQDKIQSLLLEKEKKKITHLEIISNRKNTKIPYQDILYIESLVDYIQIQTLTGPIVSKEKISNLAARLPESFLRIHRSFIINKDKVKSFSYNEVMVGEQSLNIGRSYQKLVKEELKAVTKAK